One part of the Streptomyces ferrugineus genome encodes these proteins:
- a CDS encoding aminotransferase class I/II-fold pyridoxal phosphate-dependent enzyme, whose product MLGEYRIEGRGAAEIAASVERAVGSGELAPGQLLPPMRELATDLGVNPNTVAAAYRILRERGVIETAGRRGSRVRSRPATTGREYVRVDVPEGVRDVASGNPDPALLPSLAKAFAATAELADRQPVLYGDDPVDPELARIARARLDADGVPQGPLAVASGSLDAIERVLVAHLKPGDTVAVEDPGWGSLLDLIPALGLRMAPVGVDDEGPLPDDVRRALDSGARALIVTDRAQNPTGAVVSATRARALRSALRRHPEILLIEDDHGHGIVDLPVHPLAGTTHHWAFVRSVAKAYGPDLRLAVLTGDETTVDRVRGRQRLGPGWVSRLVQRAVVRLWSDGAVDPATVAAAYGRRRALLREALAERGVRAHGASGLNVWIPVPDETGAVSRLLHAGWAVAPGARFRTAAPPGIRITVSTLREEEVAPLADAVATAVGPAPTRRYV is encoded by the coding sequence GTGCTAGGAGAATATCGGATCGAAGGGCGAGGCGCAGCCGAGATCGCGGCGAGCGTCGAGCGCGCGGTGGGCTCGGGCGAGCTGGCGCCGGGCCAACTGCTTCCTCCCATGCGGGAGTTGGCGACGGACCTCGGGGTGAATCCCAACACGGTCGCCGCCGCCTATCGCATCCTGCGCGAGCGCGGAGTGATCGAGACCGCGGGCCGCAGAGGGAGCCGGGTGCGGTCGAGGCCCGCCACGACCGGGCGCGAGTACGTCCGGGTGGACGTGCCCGAGGGCGTCCGCGACGTGGCGAGCGGCAACCCCGACCCGGCGCTGCTGCCGTCCCTGGCGAAGGCCTTCGCGGCCACGGCCGAACTGGCCGACCGGCAACCGGTGCTGTACGGGGACGATCCCGTGGACCCGGAGCTGGCGCGCATCGCACGGGCCCGGCTGGACGCCGACGGCGTACCGCAGGGGCCGCTGGCCGTCGCCTCCGGCTCGCTGGACGCCATCGAGCGCGTCCTGGTCGCCCACCTCAAGCCCGGGGACACGGTTGCCGTCGAGGATCCCGGCTGGGGCAGCCTGCTCGATCTGATCCCGGCACTCGGACTGCGCATGGCCCCCGTCGGGGTCGACGACGAGGGCCCGCTGCCCGACGACGTACGACGAGCCCTCGACTCCGGGGCGCGCGCCCTGATCGTGACCGACCGCGCGCAGAACCCCACCGGAGCCGTCGTGAGCGCCACACGCGCGCGTGCCCTGCGCTCCGCGCTGCGCCGGCACCCGGAGATCCTGCTGATCGAGGACGACCACGGGCACGGCATCGTCGACCTGCCCGTGCACCCGCTGGCCGGCACCACCCACCACTGGGCCTTCGTCCGCTCGGTCGCCAAGGCGTACGGCCCCGACCTGCGCCTCGCCGTGCTCACCGGTGACGAGACCACGGTGGACCGGGTGCGCGGACGGCAGCGGCTGGGCCCCGGCTGGGTGAGCCGGCTGGTGCAGCGGGCGGTGGTGCGGCTGTGGAGCGACGGCGCCGTGGATCCGGCGACGGTGGCGGCGGCGTACGGCAGACGCCGCGCGCTGCTGCGGGAGGCGCTGGCCGAGCGGGGGGTGAGGGCGCACGGGGCCAGCGGCCTCAACGTCTGGATCCCGGTCCCCGACGAGACGGGCGCCGTGTCCCGCCTGCTGCATGCCGGCTGGGCGGTGGCACCCGGGGCTCGCTTCCGCACGGCCGCTCCGCCCGGCATCAGGATCACCGTCTCGACGCTCAGGGAGGAGGAGGTCGCTCCCTTGGCGGACGCGGTGGCGACGGCGGTGGGTCCGGCACCGACGAGGCGTTACGTATGA
- a CDS encoding DMT family transporter yields the protein MCYEIGGGIVAAMTTATATASRDAASAAAASAVRPRPRGRLDWRLRFAALSLIWGFSFLLIKVGTDGYAPFQVTLGRLVFGTAILAAAMAVKRERLPRGVRTWRHLAVAGFLLNALPFSLFAYSELTIPSTLAGICNATSPLWGMALSMVALSEDRPTRVRVAGLGIGFLGVLTVLGAWQGFHGLDATGTAMALLASLSYPIGWIYVRRTLAGASESHLSLTGAQLLLATVQLAVVTPLFTSLPTRVPVVPLLAIVALGALGTGVAVLLQYGLVAEVGPTTAQMVTYFIPVIATAAGVAVLGESLAWSTPVGAVIVLAGAALTQVRRKSTQEVGRRPVGHT from the coding sequence TTGTGCTACGAGATCGGGGGCGGCATCGTTGCTGCCATGACCACCGCCACCGCCACCGCCTCTCGCGACGCGGCCTCGGCCGCCGCCGCGTCCGCCGTCCGCCCTCGTCCCCGTGGCCGCCTCGACTGGCGGCTGCGCTTCGCCGCCCTCTCCCTGATCTGGGGTTTCAGCTTCCTGCTCATCAAGGTGGGCACCGACGGCTACGCGCCGTTCCAGGTCACGCTGGGGCGGCTGGTGTTCGGTACGGCGATCCTGGCGGCCGCGATGGCGGTGAAACGGGAGCGGCTGCCGCGCGGGGTGCGGACGTGGCGGCATCTCGCCGTCGCCGGGTTCCTGCTGAACGCGCTGCCGTTCTCGCTGTTCGCGTACTCGGAGCTGACCATTCCGTCCACGCTGGCGGGCATCTGCAACGCGACCTCACCGCTGTGGGGCATGGCCCTGTCCATGGTGGCGCTGTCGGAGGACCGGCCGACGCGGGTTCGGGTGGCCGGGCTGGGGATCGGGTTCCTCGGGGTCCTGACGGTGCTGGGGGCGTGGCAGGGCTTTCATGGCCTGGATGCCACGGGGACGGCCATGGCGCTACTCGCCTCCTTGAGCTATCCGATCGGCTGGATATACGTGCGGCGGACATTGGCGGGGGCGAGTGAGTCTCATCTGTCGCTGACCGGTGCGCAGTTGTTGCTGGCGACTGTCCAACTGGCCGTTGTCACACCCTTGTTCACCTCGCTGCCGACGCGGGTGCCGGTTGTGCCGTTGCTGGCGATCGTGGCGTTGGGGGCGCTGGGGACCGGGGTCGCGGTGCTGCTTCAGTACGGGCTGGTCGCGGAGGTCGGGCCGACCACGGCTCAGATGGTCACCTATTTCATTCCGGTCATCGCGACGGCAGCGGGGGTCGCCGTGCTCGGCGAGTCCCTTGCCTGGTCGACGCCGGTGGGGGCGGTGATCGTGTTGGCGGGGGCCGCGCTTACCCAGGTGCGACGAAAGAGCACCCAAGAGGTCGGCCGTCGCCCCGTTGGTCATACGTAA
- a CDS encoding LysR family transcriptional regulator — MLNLERLRTLDALARHGSVSGAAEGLHITTSAVSQQMSKLEREVGQRLLAKNGRGVRLTDAGRLLAEHAARILSQVELAQADLEAQRGQVVGELRLVAFPTALRGLFPAALTELRADHPALRLRTRELEPENGVAAVIRGDADLAVVLDWYNKPLPMPEGLAKAPILDDRVEIAMPEGHPLADRREVDLEDFAGDEWVAWPEGEFCHEWLLYTLRSKGIEPRIAHRAEEHHTQLALVSAGLGVCVAPRLGRDPMPLGVRAVPVRNRVHRYIYAVWRADADRRPSIRAAVEALQAAAEKVG, encoded by the coding sequence ATGTTGAATCTGGAGCGCCTCCGTACCCTCGACGCCCTCGCCCGGCACGGCTCGGTCAGCGGTGCCGCCGAGGGGCTGCACATCACGACGTCGGCCGTGTCGCAGCAGATGTCCAAGCTGGAGCGGGAGGTCGGCCAGCGGCTCCTCGCCAAGAACGGCCGGGGCGTGCGGCTCACCGACGCCGGGCGGCTGCTCGCCGAGCACGCCGCGCGCATCCTGTCGCAGGTCGAGCTGGCCCAGGCCGATCTGGAGGCGCAGCGCGGGCAGGTGGTCGGCGAGCTGCGGCTGGTCGCGTTCCCCACCGCCCTGCGCGGACTGTTCCCCGCCGCGCTCACCGAGTTGCGGGCCGACCATCCGGCGCTGCGGCTGCGCACACGCGAGCTGGAGCCCGAAAACGGGGTCGCCGCGGTGATCAGGGGCGACGCGGACCTGGCCGTCGTCCTCGACTGGTACAACAAGCCCCTGCCGATGCCGGAGGGGCTCGCCAAGGCCCCGATCCTCGACGACCGAGTCGAGATCGCCATGCCCGAGGGGCACCCGCTCGCCGACCGGCGTGAGGTCGACCTGGAGGACTTCGCGGGCGACGAATGGGTCGCCTGGCCCGAGGGCGAGTTCTGTCACGAGTGGCTGCTCTACACGCTGCGCTCCAAGGGCATCGAGCCCCGGATCGCCCACCGCGCCGAGGAGCACCACACCCAACTCGCGCTGGTCTCCGCCGGGTTGGGCGTGTGTGTCGCGCCCCGGCTGGGCCGTGACCCGATGCCGCTGGGCGTGCGGGCCGTGCCGGTGCGCAACCGGGTCCACCGGTACATCTACGCGGTGTGGCGCGCGGACGCCGACCGCCGCCCGTCGATCCGGGCGGCGGTCGAGGCCCTCCAGGCGGCGGCCGAGAAGGTCGGCTGA
- a CDS encoding pyridoxamine 5'-phosphate oxidase family protein: protein MTVTQRRGRKIMMTPGELDEFLTSQRTCRVATVSADGFPHVSALWFAWDGNSLWLYSVVRSKRWTELRRDPRIAIVIDTGEEYEQLRGVELSGTVEFVGEIPRVGELRAELDVPETLFARKNFGLDEMPHDGRHAWIRLTPEKIVSWDFRKLGSV from the coding sequence ATGACCGTCACTCAGCGCCGGGGCCGGAAGATCATGATGACGCCCGGTGAGCTGGACGAGTTCCTCACCAGCCAGCGCACCTGCCGGGTCGCCACGGTGTCCGCCGACGGCTTCCCGCACGTCAGCGCCCTGTGGTTCGCCTGGGACGGCAACTCGCTGTGGCTGTACTCGGTGGTCCGCAGCAAGCGGTGGACCGAGCTGCGGCGCGATCCGCGGATCGCGATCGTGATCGACACGGGCGAGGAGTACGAGCAGCTGCGCGGCGTCGAGCTGTCCGGCACCGTCGAGTTCGTGGGCGAGATCCCGCGCGTGGGCGAGCTGCGCGCCGAACTCGACGTCCCCGAGACGCTGTTCGCCCGCAAGAACTTCGGCCTCGACGAGATGCCGCACGACGGCCGGCACGCGTGGATACGGCTGACGCCGGAGAAGATCGTGTCCTGGGACTTCCGCAAGCTGGGGTCGGTGTGA
- a CDS encoding cysteine hydrolase family protein produces the protein MPPYAELSALLDPATTVLLTVECQQGVVGPDSALPELAKETRDSGALANVARLVAAAHESGVQVMHAIAERRPDGHGASRNARLFRAAERLPVQQLRGTEAVRVAAPIEVAEEDLVVRRLHGLSPIQGTDVDALLRNLGCRTLVITGVSANVAVPNAVFDAVNRGYTAVVPTDAIAGVPSDYTPAMIRNTLALVATVATTDEVLGCLGRPRGVRPA, from the coding sequence ATGCCGCCGTACGCCGAATTGAGCGCCCTTCTCGACCCCGCCACCACCGTCCTGCTCACCGTCGAGTGCCAGCAGGGCGTCGTCGGCCCGGACAGCGCGCTGCCCGAACTCGCCAAGGAGACGCGGGACTCGGGCGCCCTCGCCAACGTGGCCCGGCTGGTGGCCGCGGCCCACGAGAGCGGCGTCCAGGTGATGCACGCGATAGCCGAGCGCCGGCCCGACGGCCACGGCGCGAGCCGCAACGCCCGCCTCTTCCGGGCCGCCGAACGGCTCCCCGTCCAACAGCTCCGCGGTACCGAGGCGGTACGCGTGGCGGCGCCGATCGAGGTCGCCGAGGAGGACCTGGTGGTACGGCGGCTGCACGGGCTGTCGCCGATCCAGGGCACCGATGTCGACGCCCTGCTGCGCAACCTGGGCTGCCGCACCCTCGTGATCACCGGTGTGTCGGCCAACGTGGCCGTCCCCAACGCCGTGTTCGACGCCGTCAACCGCGGCTACACGGCCGTCGTGCCCACGGACGCCATCGCGGGGGTGCCTTCCGACTACACCCCCGCGATGATCCGCAACACCCTCGCATTGGTCGCCACGGTCGCGACCACGGACGAGGTGCTGGGCTGTCTGGGGCGTCCGCGCGGGGTCAGGCCAGCGTGA
- a CDS encoding Rieske (2Fe-2S) protein → MTSESVQSASGPSRRTVVAVVGAAGLTAALTACGSDDEASGSSTEQGAAAGGATTEAGGGSSADAGAGGAALAKTADIPEGGGKVFTDEKVVVSQPAAGDFKAFSTICTHQKCPMKDLAGDTISCACHGSQFSVLDGSVKKGPATQPLEAKQISVSGDSITLA, encoded by the coding sequence ATGACCAGCGAATCAGTTCAGTCGGCGTCGGGACCCAGCCGCCGTACCGTCGTGGCGGTGGTCGGCGCCGCGGGGCTCACCGCTGCGCTGACCGCGTGCGGATCGGACGACGAGGCGTCCGGCTCGTCCACCGAGCAGGGCGCCGCCGCCGGCGGCGCGACCACCGAGGCGGGGGGCGGTTCGTCCGCCGACGCGGGCGCCGGAGGTGCGGCCCTCGCGAAGACCGCCGACATCCCGGAGGGCGGCGGCAAGGTCTTCACCGACGAGAAGGTGGTCGTCTCGCAGCCGGCGGCCGGCGACTTCAAGGCCTTCTCGACGATCTGCACGCACCAGAAGTGCCCGATGAAGGACCTCGCGGGGGACACCATCTCCTGCGCCTGTCACGGCAGCCAGTTCTCCGTCCTCGACGGCAGCGTGAAGAAGGGGCCCGCGACCCAGCCGCTGGAGGCCAAGCAGATCAGCGTGTCGGGCGACTCGATCACGCTGGCCTGA
- a CDS encoding HipA family kinase — MLKEVIATRYITPLREGGSLPGLVEADDLGTYVLKFTGAGQGRKTLVAEVVCGELARRLGLRVPRLVTVEVDPVLGLGEPEQQVQELLRSSGGTNLGMDFLSGALGFDPLAFEVTREEAGRVVWFDALVNNVDRSWRNPNLLMWQGELWLIDHGATMIWHHNWPGAQTSAERPYDASDHALASFAPDVRGAAAELAPLVTEELLAEVTAAIPDAWLVGEPGFEAPDDLRRAYARPLLARAAVVHERITGIEEGK, encoded by the coding sequence ATGCTCAAGGAAGTCATCGCGACCCGCTACATCACCCCCCTGCGTGAGGGCGGCTCGCTGCCGGGGCTCGTCGAGGCCGACGACCTCGGGACCTACGTCCTGAAGTTCACCGGCGCCGGACAGGGCCGCAAGACACTCGTCGCCGAGGTCGTCTGCGGCGAGCTCGCCCGCAGGCTGGGCCTCAGGGTGCCCCGGCTGGTGACGGTGGAAGTCGACCCCGTACTGGGGCTCGGCGAACCCGAACAGCAGGTGCAGGAGCTGCTCCGGTCCAGCGGCGGCACCAACCTCGGCATGGACTTCCTCTCCGGCGCCCTCGGCTTCGACCCTCTCGCCTTCGAGGTGACCCGCGAGGAAGCCGGCCGCGTCGTCTGGTTCGACGCGCTGGTGAACAACGTCGACCGGTCCTGGCGCAACCCCAACCTGCTGATGTGGCAGGGCGAGTTGTGGCTCATCGACCACGGCGCGACCATGATCTGGCACCACAACTGGCCCGGAGCGCAGACCTCGGCGGAGCGCCCGTACGACGCCTCCGACCACGCCCTCGCCTCCTTCGCGCCCGATGTGCGGGGCGCCGCCGCCGAGTTGGCGCCGCTGGTCACCGAGGAACTGCTCGCCGAGGTGACCGCCGCGATCCCGGACGCCTGGCTGGTCGGCGAGCCCGGCTTCGAGGCCCCGGACGACCTCCGGCGGGCGTATGCGAGGCCCCTGCTGGCACGGGCGGCCGTCGTCCATGAGCGCATCACCGGCATCGAGGAGGGCAAGTGA
- a CDS encoding DUF3037 domain-containing protein — translation MSERHIHMAGHVVERHIIRGGEANERDVFEYALLRVVPRVERGECINAGVLVYCRVRAYVGARTHLDEARLLALDPRADVAGVRAALGAVERICGGGGGTAGQAAGDDAGRRFRWLIAPRSTVVQPGPVHTGLTSDPVAETERLLDLLVK, via the coding sequence GTGAGCGAGCGCCACATTCACATGGCCGGACACGTGGTCGAACGCCACATCATCCGGGGCGGCGAGGCGAACGAGCGGGACGTCTTCGAGTACGCCCTGTTGCGCGTCGTACCCCGAGTCGAACGCGGCGAGTGCATCAACGCGGGCGTGCTCGTGTACTGCCGGGTCCGGGCCTACGTCGGTGCCCGCACCCACCTCGACGAGGCGCGGCTGCTCGCCCTCGACCCGCGGGCCGACGTCGCCGGCGTCCGGGCCGCCCTCGGGGCGGTCGAGCGGATCTGCGGTGGCGGCGGGGGGACGGCGGGGCAGGCCGCCGGTGACGACGCCGGGCGGCGCTTTCGCTGGCTGATCGCGCCACGCTCCACGGTCGTGCAGCCGGGGCCCGTGCACACCGGGCTCACCTCCGATCCGGTGGCCGAGACGGAGCGGCTGCTCGACCTGTTGGTGAAGTGA
- the fabG gene encoding 3-oxoacyl-ACP reductase FabG: MSTTEQRVAVVTGAARGIGAATAVRLAAEGRAVAVIDLDEAACKDTVEKITAAGGKAIAVGCDVSDEAQVEAAVARIAEELGAPTILVNNAGVLRDNLLFKMSVADWDTVMNVHLRGAFLMSKACQKHMVDAGFGRIVNLSSSSALGNRGQVNYSAAKAGLQGFTKTLAKELGKFGVTANAVAPGFIATEMTKATADRVGMGFEDFKAAAATQIPVARVGEPDDIANAIAFFTGEAAGFVSGQVLYVAGGPLD, encoded by the coding sequence ATGTCCACCACTGAGCAGCGGGTCGCCGTAGTCACCGGCGCAGCGCGCGGCATCGGCGCCGCCACCGCCGTACGACTGGCCGCCGAGGGCCGCGCGGTCGCCGTGATCGACCTCGACGAGGCCGCCTGCAAGGACACCGTGGAGAAGATCACCGCGGCCGGCGGCAAGGCGATCGCGGTCGGCTGCGACGTCTCCGACGAGGCGCAGGTCGAGGCGGCCGTCGCGCGCATCGCCGAGGAGCTCGGCGCCCCGACGATCCTGGTCAACAACGCGGGCGTGCTGCGCGACAACCTGCTGTTCAAGATGAGCGTCGCCGACTGGGACACCGTCATGAACGTCCACCTGCGCGGCGCCTTCCTGATGTCCAAGGCATGCCAGAAGCACATGGTGGACGCGGGCTTCGGCCGGATCGTCAACCTCTCCTCGTCCTCCGCGCTCGGCAACCGCGGCCAGGTCAACTACTCCGCCGCCAAGGCCGGCCTCCAGGGCTTCACCAAGACCCTCGCCAAGGAACTCGGCAAGTTCGGCGTCACCGCCAACGCCGTCGCCCCCGGCTTCATCGCCACCGAGATGACCAAGGCCACCGCCGACCGCGTCGGCATGGGCTTCGAGGACTTCAAGGCCGCGGCCGCCACCCAGATCCCGGTGGCCCGCGTCGGCGAGCCCGACGACATCGCCAACGCCATCGCCTTCTTCACCGGCGAGGCGGCCGGCTTCGTCTCCGGCCAGGTGCTGTACGTCGCCGGCGGACCGCTCGACTAG